CAGCGCCCCCGAAGTCACCAACCCCCGCGACGCCGTCCTCTGGGACAAAGCCGGCGAACGCATCATGGCCGAAGCCGCCGAACGAGCCGCCCAGCTCCCCGGCGCCCAGCCCATCCACCTCTACAAGAACAACACCGACAACAAGGGCGCCAGCTACGGCACACACGAGAACTACCTGATGAAGCGGGAAACCCCCTTCTCGGACATCGTGCGCCACCTCACCCCCTTCTTCGTCTCCCGCCAGGTCTTCGCCGGCGCCGGCCGCGTCGGCATCGGCCAGGACGGCCACGAACACGGCTTCCAGATCAGCCAGCGCGCCGACTACTTCGAAGTCGAGGTCGGCCTGGAGACCACCCTCAAGCGGCCCATCATCAACACCCGGGACGAACCGCACGCCGACGCGGAGAAATACCGCCGCCTCCACGTGATCATCGGCGACGCGAACCTCTCCGAGATCTCCACCTACCTCAAACTGGGCACGACCTCCCTCGTCCTGTCCATGATCGAAGACGGCTTCATCGCGGTGGACCTCGCCGTCGACCAGCCGGTACGCACCCTGCACCAGGTCTCCCACGACCCCTCGCTGAAACGCCTGGTCACGCTCCGCAGCGGACGCACCCTGACCGCCGTCCAACTCCAGATGGAGTACTACGAGCTCTCCCGCAAATACGTGGAAGAGCGCTACGGCGCGGACACCGACGACCAGACCAAGGACGTCCTCACCCGCTGGGAAGACACCCTCACGCGGCTCGAGAACGACCCCATGAGCCTGGCCGGCGAACTGGACTGGGTCGCCAAGCGAGAACTGATGGAGGGCTACCGCCGCCGCGACAGCCTCGACTGGGACGCCGCCCGCCTCCACCTCGTCGACCTCCAGTACGCCGACGTACGCGCCGAGAAAGGCCTCTACAACCGCCTCGCCGCCCGCGGCCGCATGAAACGACTCCTGGCCGAGACGGACGTCGAGCAGGCCATGAGGAAGCCACCGGAGGACACACGGGCCTACTTCCGCGGCCGCTGCCTGGAGCAGTACGCCGACGACGTCGCGGCGGCGAGCTGGGACTCGGTGATCTTCGACCTCCCCGGCCGGGACTCGCTGCAGCGCGTTCCAACCCTGGAACCACTACGCGGAACGCGAAATCACGTCAAGGAACTACTGGACCGCTGCCGCACCGCAGAAGACCTGGTCAGGGTCCTGTCAGGCGGCTGAGCGAGCCAGGGGGGTACTCGGTGCGCCCCGGGCGTGCAGGGTGGAAACCCTGATCGCCCGGGAATCATCGGGGTGGCCCCCGTACGTTGGAGAAACTGCGGGGCCGATGTCGGACCTGGCTTGTAGGGTCTGATCATCACCGATCGGCAGGCGAACTGAGCGGGGTGAGGGTTATGGCAACCAAGGACACCGGCGGCGGCCAGCAGAAGGCCACGCGCGCAACCGAAGAGGTCGAGGAGCAGGCGCAGGAGGCGCAGGCTTCGGAGGACCTCAAGGAGCGGCACGAGAAGCTGAGCGATGACGTGGACTCCGTGCTGGACGAAATCGATGACGTCTTGGAGGAGAACGCAGAGGACTTCGTGCGCTCGTTCGTTCAAAAGGGTGGACAGTAGTCACATCCATGAACGGCGGGGGATCGAAGAAGTGCTCAACGTGCCAGAAGGTACTTCCGGTCGGCGCATTCGCGGACAACAAGTCTCGGCCTGACGGCTTGCAGACCAATTGTCGCGAATGCGCTGCCGGGTACTACCGGCGACGACAGGAAGCACGGGGCAAGACGGTTCGCGAGAAGGTGGAGGGGCCCGATGGGCACAAGCTCTGCCGGTCCTGCGGCGAGATCAAGCCCCATAGTGAATGGCACCGTAACGCGACCGCTTCCGATGGGCTGTCGACGAGATGCAAGGCTTGCCGGGCCGTTCGTGGGCGCGCTGATCACCTGAAGCGAAACTACGGCCTAACCGAAGCCGAGCGTGACGCGATGATCGCCTCTCAGCGGGACCTCTGCGCGATCTGTCTGGCTGCCCCGCCCGTGCATGTGGATCACTGCCACAAGACGGGTAGGGTCCGTGGCGTACTGTGCTTCAACTGCAATTCGGCCATCGGTAAGTTGCGCGACAACCCAGGCGCCGCTCGCCGAGCCGCCGCCTATCTGGAAGGAAACTTGTGGAAGCCAACTCTCGTGGCACCGGGCGTCTACCAGCTGCCTTCCTGACGCCAGGGTCCTCCTCCTTCATGGACTTCCTGTCCGAGCACCAGCCCGAGATGCTGCCCGGCAACCGGCAGCTGCCGCCCACCCAGGGCGTGATCGAGGCGCCGCACGGCACCACCATCGTCGCCGTGACCTTCCCGGGGGGCGTCGTGCTGGCCGGTGACCGTCGGGCCACCATGGGCAACATCATCGCTCAGCGGGACATCGAGAAGGTGTTCCCGGCGGACGAGTACTCCGCTGTCGGTATCGCCGGCACCGCCGGTCTCGCCGTGGAGATGGTGAAGCTCTTCCAGCTGGAGCTGGAGCACTTCGAGAAGGTCGAGGGTGCGCAGCTGTCGTTGGAGGGCAAGGCGAACCGGTTGTCGACCATGATCCGGTCGAATCTGGGGATGGCGATGCAGGGGCTGGCCGTCGTACCGCTCTTCGCGGGGTATGACGTGGATCGGGAGAGGGGGCGCATCTTCTCCTACGACGTGACGGGTGGCCGCAGCGAGGAGCACAATTTCGCGGCGACGGGCTCGGGTTCGATCTTCGCGCGTGGTGCGATGAAGAAGTTGTTCCGTAACGACCTGACCGAGGAGCAGGCGACCACGCTGGTGGTGCAGGCCCTCTATGACGCGGCTGACGACGACTCGGCGACCGGTGGTCCCGATGTCGCCCGCCGGATCTACCCGATCATCACGGTGATCACCGAGGACGGTTTCCGCCGGCTGACGGAGGAGGAGTCCTCCGGTTTGGCCCGTGCGGTGCTTCAGAAGCGTCTGGAGGAGCCGGACGGTCCGAAGGCCGCGCTGCTCTGAGCGCGCGGGCCCCGGTTCTTATGAAGGTGATCCAGTGATCATGACAGAAAGGGACGGATAACCGGTGTCGACGCCGTTCTATGTCTCACCCCAGCAGGCCATGGCCGACCGGGCGGAGTATGCCCGGAAGGGCATCGCCCGTGGCCGCAGTCTGGTGGTCATGCAGTTCGCCGACGGCATCGTGTTCGTCGGTGAGAACCCGTCCCGTGCGCTGCACAAGTTCAGCGAGATCTATGACCGGATCGGTTTCGCGGCGGCCGGTAAGTACAACGAGTACGAGAACCTGCGCATCGGTGGTGTCCGCTATGCCGACCTGCGTGGTTACACCTATGACCGTGATGATGTGACCGCTCGTGGTCTCGCCAACGTCTACGCCCAGACCCTTGGCACGATCTTCTCGTCCGCCGCCGAGAAGCCGTACGAGGTGGAGCTGGTCGTGGCCGAGGTGGGGGAGACCCCGGAGGGTGACCAGATCTATCGGCTGCCGCATGACGGTTCGATCGTGGATGAGCACGGTTCGGTCGCGGTGGGTGGCAATGCCGAGCAGATCAGCAGTTTCCTGGATCAGCGTCACCGCGACGGCATGAGTCTGGCGGAGGCGCTCAAGCTGGCGGTGCAGGCTCTGTCGCGGGACACCAATGGCAGCGAGCGGGAGATCCCCGCGGAGCGTCTTGAGGTTGCGGTGCTGGATCGTACGCGTCCGCAGAAGCGTAAGTTCAAGCGCATTGTCGGTCGTCAGCTGTCTCGTCTGCTGGCGGCGGAGGGCGCGGTCACGGAGGCGGAGAGTGCCGAGGAGGATGACTCCGAGGACGAGTGACGCCGTCACCCCGCTCGCCTGTTGTGATCACTGAACGGCGCAGTCAGCCCCCGTCGGCCTCCGGGCCGGCGGGGGCTTCGTCGTCCTCGGTTTCGGCCGCACAGATGAAAGTGAGACACCGGCATGCACATTCATTTTGAAGCCGTGGACCCGGCGAAAATGATCAGGTTCTGGGGCAGCATCCCCGGTCATGGTGCGTACAGCATCGGCGAAGCGGAATCGCCGGCTGTGCTGCCGGTCGTCACCGTCGTTGGCGGAACGGTCGCCGAGCAGGTTCAGACACTGATCGCCAAGGGCGCCTCTCTGGTGGAACTCCATGATCCCGTGGAAGCCCTGATGACGGATCCGGAAGGCAACAGGTTCAGGGTGGTGCTCGACCCCGATCACGAAGCATGACTGGTGCGGGTGTAGAAGGCGGACCTGGGGTGGCTAGGCGGCCCGTGGCGGGGCCGTGGAGCCCCGGATCACCAGTTGTACGGGGATGTCCCCGCCTTGCGGTTCCCGGCCCTCCAGGACGGCCAGGAGGGCTTGCATGCCGCGTTCGCCGAACAGTTCGGCGTCGAGTCGGACGGTTGTCAGTTCGGGGTCGATGGCGGTGGCGAGGGCGAGGTCGTCGAGGCCGGTGACGGAGATGTCGTCGGGGATGCGCAGGCCGAGGCGGCGCAGGGCTTTGTAGGCGCCGGCGGCGAGTTTGTCGTCGTCGCAGACCACGGCGGTGGGGCGGGGTCCGGGTGTGGTGAGTGCGGTTTCGGTGGCGGTCAGTGCGCCTTCGATGGAGATGGGTGCCCGGGCCGTGCGCAGCTGTGTTCCGGGTACGGCCGCGAGGCGTGCGGCGAGCTCTCGTGCGCGGACTTCGAAGGTCCAGGAGGGGACGTCGGCGGCGAGGTGCAGTACGTGGCGGTGGCCGAGGTCCAGGAGGTGGTCGATGACCTGGCGGACGCCGTCGGTGATGTCGAGGTTGACGGTGGCGGCGCCGAGGCTGCCTTCGGGGTCGCTGTCGAGCATGACGAGCGGGAGCTGGTCTCCCCGGATGGCGGTGAGGGCGTCGGCGGCCATGGAGGAGGCGATCACTCCGTCCAGGGCGGCCTGGGCGGAGGCGAAGGGGTCGCGGGCGGGGCCGATGCCTTCGGGGGAGGGGTAGAGGACGACGCCGAAGCCGTGTGCGGCGGCGACGCGTGCGGCGCCGGTGTAGACGCCGGCGAAGAATTCGGTGGTCAGTGCGGGTACGACCAGCAGGACGGTGCGGGTGCGGCCGAGGCGCA
Above is a genomic segment from Streptomyces fodineus containing:
- a CDS encoding VOC family protein, with protein sequence MHIHFEAVDPAKMIRFWGSIPGHGAYSIGEAESPAVLPVVTVVGGTVAEQVQTLIAKGASLVELHDPVEALMTDPEGNRFRVVLDPDHEA
- the prcB gene encoding proteasome subunit beta — translated: MEANSRGTGRLPAAFLTPGSSSFMDFLSEHQPEMLPGNRQLPPTQGVIEAPHGTTIVAVTFPGGVVLAGDRRATMGNIIAQRDIEKVFPADEYSAVGIAGTAGLAVEMVKLFQLELEHFEKVEGAQLSLEGKANRLSTMIRSNLGMAMQGLAVVPLFAGYDVDRERGRIFSYDVTGGRSEEHNFAATGSGSIFARGAMKKLFRNDLTEEQATTLVVQALYDAADDDSATGGPDVARRIYPIITVITEDGFRRLTEEESSGLARAVLQKRLEEPDGPKAALL
- the dop gene encoding depupylase/deamidase Dop; this translates as MTVRRVMGIETEYGISVPGHPNANAMLTSSQIVNAYAAAMHRARRARWDFEEENPLRDARGFDLAREAADASQLTDEDIGLANVILTNGARLYVDHAHPEYSAPEVTNPRDAVLWDKAGERIMAEAAERAAQLPGAQPIHLYKNNTDNKGASYGTHENYLMKRETPFSDIVRHLTPFFVSRQVFAGAGRVGIGQDGHEHGFQISQRADYFEVEVGLETTLKRPIINTRDEPHADAEKYRRLHVIIGDANLSEISTYLKLGTTSLVLSMIEDGFIAVDLAVDQPVRTLHQVSHDPSLKRLVTLRSGRTLTAVQLQMEYYELSRKYVEERYGADTDDQTKDVLTRWEDTLTRLENDPMSLAGELDWVAKRELMEGYRRRDSLDWDAARLHLVDLQYADVRAEKGLYNRLAARGRMKRLLAETDVEQAMRKPPEDTRAYFRGRCLEQYADDVAAASWDSVIFDLPGRDSLQRVPTLEPLRGTRNHVKELLDRCRTAEDLVRVLSGG
- a CDS encoding LacI family DNA-binding transcriptional regulator, translating into MARSSTRPTSRDVAQAAGVSQAAVSLVLGDKWRGRVSEATAERVRDAARELGYRPNLAARNLRLGRTRTVLLVVPALTTEFFAGVYTGAARVAAAHGFGVVLYPSPEGIGPARDPFASAQAALDGVIASSMAADALTAIRGDQLPLVMLDSDPEGSLGAATVNLDITDGVRQVIDHLLDLGHRHVLHLAADVPSWTFEVRARELAARLAAVPGTQLRTARAPISIEGALTATETALTTPGPRPTAVVCDDDKLAAGAYKALRRLGLRIPDDISVTGLDDLALATAIDPELTTVRLDAELFGERGMQALLAVLEGREPQGGDIPVQLVIRGSTAPPRAA
- a CDS encoding ubiquitin-like protein Pup yields the protein MATKDTGGGQQKATRATEEVEEQAQEAQASEDLKERHEKLSDDVDSVLDEIDDVLEENAEDFVRSFVQKGGQ
- a CDS encoding endonuclease VII domain-containing protein; the encoded protein is MNGGGSKKCSTCQKVLPVGAFADNKSRPDGLQTNCRECAAGYYRRRQEARGKTVREKVEGPDGHKLCRSCGEIKPHSEWHRNATASDGLSTRCKACRAVRGRADHLKRNYGLTEAERDAMIASQRDLCAICLAAPPVHVDHCHKTGRVRGVLCFNCNSAIGKLRDNPGAARRAAAYLEGNLWKPTLVAPGVYQLPS
- the prcA gene encoding proteasome subunit alpha, whose product is MSTPFYVSPQQAMADRAEYARKGIARGRSLVVMQFADGIVFVGENPSRALHKFSEIYDRIGFAAAGKYNEYENLRIGGVRYADLRGYTYDRDDVTARGLANVYAQTLGTIFSSAAEKPYEVELVVAEVGETPEGDQIYRLPHDGSIVDEHGSVAVGGNAEQISSFLDQRHRDGMSLAEALKLAVQALSRDTNGSEREIPAERLEVAVLDRTRPQKRKFKRIVGRQLSRLLAAEGAVTEAESAEEDDSEDE